GAAAAACCTAGGGAGGGCTGAGCCCTGTTAGCCCAAGTTTACCAGCCGTCCCCGTGTAAGGGTGTGAGAAGTCAGGGAAGGACACAAAGTTAATGATAAACACACCCAGTATGCTGTATGCCTGCACCATAGTTTGTTTCAGATACCAAAAACGAAAGACCAAAACATGGAAAAAGCTACTAGTGTTTGTCTTAGACGGCATCCACGTTTCCTTTAACATATGCGTCACAGAATGTGGGCATCTACACGTGTGCTGCATGGGTACACATTCATGACTGGCTTGGTCCTTTGTCAGGACATGTCATCGTGTTGTTTCAGAGGCTGTGGGTGCAGGACTGTGGTGTGGTGAGGTGCTGTGGAGGCTTGGCAGACAGCGGGAGGCAGCAGCTTGTTGGGAAAAGACCTGGAGCCTCCCCACACAATCCTTACCAGAGTAAGACACTGTACTCACTTCCCTCACTACAATTTCAACACATATGTTCACACTTATTATGCATGCATGGGACCAAAACCCTGTGTCTGGCAGTGGGATTTGAGTAAAGGCGTTCTTTGTTTGGAGAGAAAATTTTCACAGATCTATTCCTGACCACAATAAATCATTATGTTATATATTTAGTGAGAACTTATTAAGACGTTTGAgccagtgtcttttttttcactttaacaTGGCATTTGCGGCCATCTTACTGTCCCTTATTAAGGATCCCATCCCATCTCCTTAAGGATGTTTTCAATACCTTcaaacagtgtttcccaaccctggtcctcaaggcacactgccctgcatgttttccatgtttccctgctccagcacacctgattcaaataattgggtcaggtcttaaagctctccagaaggctgaggacgacccattcatttgaatcaggtgtgctggagcagggaaacatggaaaacatgcagggcagtgtgccttgaggaccagggttgggaaacactgcctaAAAACCACCCATTGTTGAACTGATTCATTTCTGTCATTCTGTCCCAGCAACAAAACAAGTAATCTTGATTCCATTATTTCTTACTCTAGGTCTATTTTGAAGCTTGCTTTTCTGTCAAAGGTTTAAGATGaagtagtatatatttatttttatttttcatttttttagatTTACAGCCATTTCTTGACTTAAATGGCATTTTCGAGAAGTTCCACAGCCCTTAAATGGTTCCAGTCTTATCTGTCAGAAAAGATCCATTTTGCCCCATTCTCTTCTTACCATATATActttctttggtgttttttaaaAGTATAATATGTCCTTTCCATTGTTTTGCAGGTGATTTTCAGAGCCAttttcacatttgtaaacttCCTTGTACTCAatgaaaactaaacagaaatcCTTTCTACAGGCTGTACAAAATGCAACTGCTTTCCTTTTTACAGGAAAGAAATGACGTAATCACATTACATCTGTACTAGCATCCTGCACTGGCTCCATTCCAGAATTCAATTTGGGATTTTATTACTTGGTTTTAAGAGTTTATATGGTGTGGTGCAACCTATCTGAACTTATACAGCCCTAAACTTCAGCCACAGCACTCGGTCTACAGACCAATTACATTCCAAGATCAAGACTAAAAAACAGAGGGGATGGAGCCTTTTTGGTGGTGGTCCCTAATCTCTAGAACAGCCAACCTTTAAATTTAAGTGCTGCCCAGACCCTTCATGGCATTAAAACCCGTTTcaaatctatttattttttacgtCTTTTAGTTTTTGTCGAAGAGGTTTTATGTGCTTTTATGGTACAAGcacaatttgatttaattttgtgtaatttttttgtttctttgcagGTTTCAGTCTCTATTTATTGCTTAATTTGGCGACTGTTCATCGTATTTATATTTTGTATAACccgtacagcactttggtcaactgataTTGTTGAATTGAAAGTACTATGGAATTAAAATTTTACTTGACGAAAAGCTGTTTTTGCCTGCTATAAGGGCTATACATTGATTTTGTGAAGCAGCTGTCGTCTGAACTCAAACCTAAGCTGATAAGCCGGAATCTAATTAAATGAGGATACTTTAGATTTGAGACAGTATGAGTGCAGAGTCATTTCTGTGAAAGGACCTCACAGTCACAGCTGGATCCCGACACAACcggaatatatatttatttaagaTGAAGGCTGAGGACCAAATGAAATGTGGGCACCTAATGGTTCTGAACAATCTCTTGATATAAACAGATTAACTGTGCTCTGATGCTTCTCTCCTTCTAAGTCTTGGCATGAATTTTATGTTGCAGGAATCTTCCCGTGTACGCATTAGAAGATCAACAGGGCCCTTTGTTGGATTCCACAGATCTGCGCCAGAGAATACAGGAACTTGACCCCATCTAGTCAGCCTGGAGACAACGGAAGAATGCCCTGCTATTTTTTGAAGAGGACTGGCTTGTAAAAAGACAATCATACCCTAAACAAACTTTAATAAATGGGGACTGTAAAATAAAGCATATTTCAAAGGTAGCCAGTGTTCAAACAAAAACTCTGAGTATGCCCACCTGGTCCGGGATGGAAACTGTCACTGTGTAACTGGTTGTGCTTTTAAATTTAATATACAGAATATATTTTTGATAGTGTATATATTGTGCTGCTGTTACAAAATCCAGTTCATGTAAGAAGTCTCCCTTAATTAAAACGTAAGGAATTAGTCTTCAATTTTTTCCCTATATAAACTTGCCTAGATGAACGATTTTGAAGGTACCAAACTAGAGAACGCTCACTGTTACCATGAGTAACAGACCAGTTAATGTTTTCAGGATTCTTTAACGTCAACGCGGTAAACGGTAATTGGTTGATTGGGTTGTTTAAAAGAccaataagaaaaaaagttgacaACCATGTGACCTCCCATGCATTTGTAACTGGCCAAACTTCCACAATACGTTCGGTGACAAAAAACTGTCAGGTTTTGGATTGGTTCTCACATTTGATGGACTAGCTCTAGCCAATCAGATCACGGAATTCATGTAGCTCACGGTATAACCGTAAAGAAGGCACGGAAACGACTGCTCTTTCGTGTGACATCGCTGAGAACATAGAGTAACGAAAACCGGTTAAGCCTTTTAAACATTTAGCTagaatttctttatttattactaGCAATCCAGGTGGATAACCATGGCTTCGGGAGGGGAGTAAGTATAAATCTCATATATTTAGTGAAATGTATTATTTTTGAAACAGCGGCTTTCAACAAATGCCCTCAAAATGCGTAACGTTAGTTCAGAATCCATTAGTTTAGTAAGTTAGCTCAAATGCTAATACATAGCCGAGTTTGCTAGCAGGGGAGCTAATGGGGTCAGCTACTTCAACCTCCGCACTTAAGTCCAATGGTTGAATAACGACTAGCAAATGTATTTTATCCAGACGAATTGTTTTAATCCGTTATCACCACGAAGTTGTCGTTGGCCCATTAACGATATTGAGTTGGCCAGTTGTATGACAGCGACTTGACAAAGCGCAGTCATCGCAGTCGTGCTTGattgctaacgttagcttagcAAGAGTGTCAAGGCCAAAGCCATCCACCATCACACTGAGGAATTGGCCTATCCACTGGTTATTAGCCTGCCTTAAGATTCGGCTTCAGTTTTGTAAATGCAACAAATATTTATCCTACTAGCATATGACAACGATTTGACCGACAGACTAGCGGTTTTACGAAAGTAAACCGTTGGCAATATTATGATTACCTTCACAGTGAGCTTACAGCTATCCTACACAGTGTACCAAAGCAAGCTAATGGGGGTTGACGAGTCACTCTGAATGATCGGCAACAACACGGGACGTATTCGTTCTTTGCGTATAAATAGTGAAATGGCACTTAATTTTAATGTGTACCGGGTGTTTATAATGACGTTTGAAAAGTCACACTGCAGTTTTAAAGGGAATCCGTAGAGGAGGGACCATGCCAGctaacaaagtttttttttcccccagattCTTTTGCTGTGTCATCTGGGTTGCCTTGCTCGCTAGCCGGTTAGCTCAAAGCTAACATTGGCATGCTGTCAACATGAAAGTGAAATCACTAAAACAATCCATGGACTTTCTCGGAAACTATAAATGTTTCAGTCGTTATTTGCTACAGTTTTTTAACTATATGAATGATTCTGTAATATTTTCCGTCGACAACGTTAAACCGCCGACATTGACGAGTTGTGTGAACGACGTGTTGGCGCTTGTCAATGCgtaatttaaaatgtttaatggaAATGCCGGTGTACACAATATTTGTTGAATTCACCTCTGCTTTGTATGCGAATTAAGGACGTATGTTACTTACATTAAAATAAACTTGTATTTTCGCGAAGCGATGCTATAAACAATGTAAACCGCATTACTAATTACAACCTACTGTGAGCTCGTGACTAAGTCCTAAGGATGGCCAGTGTTTACTCATCGATTAAAAATTAAATCTATGTGGCTTTCCTTTTGAGTAGTATCATTTCATCCCATTGTTGAAATAAATGCACCTCAAACAGCTACAACAAAGGGTTGTCCTGGATTCACAGTAGTTTTACCCTTGAGACTAAATCAGAAACTCTTCAAAGGTTTCATAGAGATTTTCTCAGAGTAAGTTGATTTCAAAAGACCCCTCTGTAGCAACTGCTCAATACATTGCTAAAGctgaattattattttatttttctaaaagcAGGAGCTAATTTATACAACGGGATACCACATGACATAAATTTTAGGTTTATAGTTTTTGTACCGGGAAAAAAAGCTTCTAAACGAGTTTCTAAGTTCCTCATATGAACGATTGTCAATAACGTGTCTGTCTGCGCAAGTTTATTTTGCTCTCAAATTGCAGTGCACTTATAGAGATGTACTGctttttaaagttcacaggtAATCAACAGTATTGTTTCGCAGGACTCTGAACATAACAATGTTGATGGCTCTTCTGGAGTCTTCTATTGTCTCCACATTGGAAAGGGATCACCTATTGCAATAATCTCGCATTGATAAATAATTTGATGTCATTTTAATCCATCGTCTTGCACCAGTACAATTGTTATTTATAGCAACTACTTTTTTAGAGGTCTATTTTTGTTTAGGGGGGAGAATTTGGGGATGAGAAGATGAAATGTTTCTAAAATTTAAGCCATAACGCATGAGACAAATTATTGCACTTTAAGATACGTCATAAATGAATTATACCACTTTAAAGTATAGAGGAGTGTATGAGGGAGATGACTATGGAATAATTAATAGTGACAAACTATGTCACTATTCACAAGATGTTGTAGGATTCCTGCACATTTTTCTCTCAACAGATACTTGCCTTTTACAGAAATAATGTTAATGTCAATAATGATTTTGTCTTCTGTCTCTCATAGATCCAAAAATGATGATCTAGCAACTGCTATTCTGAAACAAAAGAACAGACCCAACAGACTGGTGGTTGATGAATCCATCAATGAAGACAACAGtgttgtctctctctctcaggtAAACCTTGAGAAGCTTCTGTTCGTTGCTTCTGTGAAAAGATACGATTCCTATCAGATGGTGACGGTTGATAACTGAGTTTCACACCCCAAAAAATTGTTTGATTCATTTTAAGACCAAGATGGACGAGCTGCAGCTCTTCCGCGGAGACACAGTGTTGATGAAGGGTAAAAAGAGGCGGGAGACTGTGTGCATCGTGTTGTCCGATGACACCTGTTCTGATGAAAAGGTTCGCATGAACAGGGTGGTCCGCAACAACCTGAGGGTTCGTCTAGGTGATGTCATCAGGTGGgcgagaaagagagagagagaggggaaaaaaatgcatttgtgttgtagtttctttaaaataataatacaaaacCATGATATCTTCCACAGCATTCAGCCATGTCCTGATGTGAAGTATGGAAAGAGGATCCATGTCCTCCCAATCGATGACACAGTAGAGGGAATTACTGGCAACCTGTTTGAGGTCTACCTGAAGCCATACTTCCTAGAGGCTTACAGGCCAATCCGCAAAGGTGAATGTCACCGTCCATTGTCAGGGCGAAGAATTTCTTAATTTGTTACTCAGTTTCACAAAACAATGTGGCACTGGAGTATTAAATGggtttcttattttatttttaaactcgTGAAGGTGACATTTTCCTGGTCAGAGGAGGCATGCGTGCTGTGGAGTTCAAGGTGGTAGAGACCGACCCTTCCCCTTACTGCATCGTTGCTCCTGACACCGTCATTCACTGTGAGGGTGAGCCAATCAGGAGAGAGGTCAGTACGTGGTATGGGAGAGATCCATGGGTTAACATTTACCAAAAAGTAAACGGCAAGGAAACttgaaatattttgtttttgaaCACGCAGGATGAGGAGGAGTCCCTGAACGAGGTGGGCTACGATGACATCGGAGGAGTAAGGAAGCAGTTGGCGCAGATTAAAGAGATGGTGGAGCTGCCCCTCAGGCACCCTGCACTGTTTAAGGCCATAGGAGTCAAGGTGAGCCATCTGTTTAATGTGTAGGGGCAAATGAGCACACTGCTTTgactttcatttttcattttaaagtaaacATGGTTGGACTGTTGGATAAGTGCAAAATTACAGCCAGTTCTACAGCCCAAAACGGATCCATCTGAAAACTTTTGAAGGCTTGTTGTGTAATCACACTTTAGTTGAAATAACCAGAGGAAAATATTGATGAGCTTTAGTCAGATATTTTGTTACTGACAGCATTGGGTAACTTTTGGAGTCTTTGTGAATAGTTTGTATATCAAATATGGTAAAATTAGCCAAAGGGAGGTATTTGATGGTTTTGGTGCTCTCATTTTCAGCCCCCACGTGGAATCCTTCTCTATGGACCCCCTGGAACTGGAAAAACTTTGATTGCCAGAGCTGTGGCCAATGAAACAGGAGCTTTCTTCTTCCTGATTAATGGTGTGAAcacataatttaaaaaaaataataattgtttTATGCATTCATGCCTAATTCTTGATCATCTGATGGCCATACATCCCCAGTGGTATTAACtttattatttttgctttttatgAGCGATTTTTAGTTATCACTTATGAGAATCCGATCAATAGTTGCTGGGATGGAAGAGAATAGTTTCCTCTGAAATCTAAATGTTGgtctctgtgtttcaggccctgAGATTATGAGTAAGCTGGCAGGAGAGAGTGAGAGTAACCTGAGAAAGGCCTTTGAGGAAGCTGAGAAAAATGCTCCTGCCATCATCTTTATTGATGAACTTGATGCAATTGCTCCAAAGAGAGAGAAGGTGAGTGCAAAGCTGGGCAGAATGGGGATAAGAGTACAATGTCAGTTTATCATCTGGGTGTTTTTAAATCTGTTGAGAATTCTGTCAAAGTCCAGGCCTTGGAAAAAGATGGAAATTGCAGAGCCACTAAGTGTATAATTCTTGTataaaagttatttttacaGTTGTCTCTCACAGAACCTCATAGTCTGATTTATGCAGTTTAGGTTAAAACACTGAAGTCTGGATGAAATCTTGCATATGATTTGTAGAAACGGTTTGTTGTGTTTTCCAGACTCACGGAGAGGTGGAGAGGCGCATCGTTTCTCAGCTGCTGACACTTATGGACGGCCTGAAACAGAGAGCTCATGTCATCGTCATGGCCGCCACCAATAGACCCAACAGCATCGATCCAGCCCTCAGGAGATTTGGTaaattatcttttttctttctttaaaaaaaacaaaaaacgatttatttgttttcctgaatttgtttttttttaaattttattttatttttaatctttTGAGATGACAAATGTTTTTGACTTCATTCTCTTGCAACATCACGTGTAATCTTTGACAAACAGCTTTAACTGATTctggttttgttttgaatgaaaCCGCTGGCTCGTGGTTATTTTACTTTGTTAGCTGGTCAGTTCTCAAGTACAGGGCCCACTTGGTCAGTTACTGACATCTTTCCAGTTCCACCCTTATAAAAGAAACGATTGAATGTACCTGACATCTTTGACAGAGCGCTGGATATGTATCTTGTCTAGTCATCAAATTCTGATACTTGGTTACTTGTTGTAATACCAGTGTACACCAGCAAATCTTACTTCTGCagcattaattcatttcagacCGTTCTTTTGAATTGTCTGATGTAGATGTTAGTAACTTTTGTATGCCTTATTGAAACTGACGTGCATGCGCTTGGCCTCTCGCCACTTCCAGGGCGTTTTGATAGGGAGGTGGACATTGGCATCCCTGATGCCACTGGCAGGTTGGAAATCCTCCAGATTCACACCAAGAACATGAAGCTGGCTGACGATGTTGACTTGGAACAGGTATGTGCCCGTACTTTGCCACCAACAACGCGTTACTTTCCTAAATCAGAGGTTGAGTAGATGTAGCTGTTTAAGGTAGAATGTCTTTTGATAAACTGTTGGATTTGGTGCTCCACTCACATTTACTTTTCACATCACTGCTAACAACACACTTGGCCATAATGCTTTGCATGAAATGTGTTGCAGAAGGAcctattttgtttttgtattttaggTTGCCAATGAGACTCATGGGCACGTGGGTGCAGATCTGGCTGCTCTCTGCTCTGAGGCGGCTCTCCAGGCCATCAGGAAGAAGATGGACCTGATAGACCTTGAGGATGAGACCATCGATGCCGAAGTCATGAACTCTCTTGCCGTTACCATGGATGACTTCAAGGTAAACCTGTAATGTGATCTATTGAAATCCAGTGGGAGTGAAGAGTATCGCGTAACTGGCAATGGCCCTCTGAGTCAATACTAACATAATCAATGCTGTTTCAGTGGGCTCTGAGCCAGAGCAACCCATCAGCTCTGAGGGAGACGGTTGTTGAGGTTCCCAACATTACCTGGGATGATATTGGAGGCCTGGAGGATGTTAAGAGGGAGCTGCAGGAGTTGGTGCAGGTATGATTTGGACAATTCCTGGAGTCTTGCATATTTTTGAAAACTGGAATTTTATTATGAGCATTCTCGAGGTCTGGAAAAATGTGGGGAGTATTATTTATTCTCCTGTTCTTCTTTTTACACCCCATATGAAGGAAGTACAGTCTATTTCAGACTCCTTCTCGAATATTAATTTAATCAGAAAaagttccctttttttttttttttttttttttttaaatggcttcATTTCACAGAGCTTTTTCAGACCATTGCAGATTAGCTCTGTgaataaaatgctgttattaGTCGTGTGTCGATTTATTTGAGTTGCTTTACCTAAAACTCAAATCTTCAAGCAAATATTTGGTGACGTAACGGCATTAGTAGTCCGAATGTAACACAAATCTTCAGCAGTAGTTGCATGAAAAATTAGTTTTTAGATGGAATATTTGTTggaatcactttttttttttttttttttttttttttttttttttttgtccctatAAATATCATATTTAAGATGCCATGTCTTACTGTGCTAATGTTGCCCCCTCCTCCTTAATTTAGTACCCTGTGGAGCACCCAGACAAGTTCCTCAAGTTTGGCATGACCCCATCCAAGGGTGTGCTGTTCTATGGTCCCCCTGGTTGTGGTAAGACCCTGCTGGCCAAAGCCATCGCCAATGAGTGCCAGGCAAATTTCATCTCCATCAAAGGACCTGAGCTGCTCACCATGTGGTTTGGAGAATCTGAGGCCAATGTCAGAGAGATCTTTGACAAGGTAAGGGTATTGTTCAGGTTCCTGTTAAACTTGAACTTTATCGTCATTCCTAAAAATGTATAAACCCATGTTTCTCCAGCAAACGGATTTTTACGTTGCTTTGTAAGACCATTTTCTGGTTTGTGTTTTCAGGCTCGGCAGGCTGCCCCATGCGTTCTCTTCTTTGATGAGCTGGACTCCATAGCCAAAGCCCGTGGCGGCAACGTTGGAGACGGTGGCGGAGCCGCCGATCGTGTCATCAACCAGATCCTGACCGAGATGGATGGCATGTCGAGCAAGAAGAACGTCTTCATCATTGGAGCCACAAACAGACCAGACATCATTGATCCTGCCATCCTGAGACCTGGCCGTCTCGATCAGCTCATTTACATCCCCCTGCCCGATGAGAAGAGCAGGATCAGCATCCTGAAGGCCAATCTCCGCAAGAGTCCCATCAGCAAGGTCACTATGATGCAACAAATTATTCACATAACCAACAAATCCACGACTTGTACAGTGTCTGCAGCAGGATAGTTTGTTTGGaactaaatttattttatttcaaggGTTTTTATTAATGCAGTTGTATTTAATTTTCTACCTACCATAGTGTATTTTTACGTAACATCTTTAATACTTTACACATGTTGTCTCTTAAGCAAGTTCACCCTTTTCTATTTTAAGGGTGAATCCTGACTTCGTCCAAAACTTGCGACTTTTCTATAGAAAAAGGACAAGCTCTAACTGGCTGTTCTTCTATATAACTTTATAATTAATTGACCATTGATTTGGAAACATGGTTTTTACACTgtattttgcttttgtttgaaaGGATGTGGACGTGGACTTCCTGGCTAAGATGACCAATGGCTTCTCTGGAGCTGATCTCACAGAGATCTGCCAGCGGGCGTGTAAACTGGCCATCAGAGAAAGTATTGAGAACGAGATccgcagagagagggagaggcagACCAATCCTTCAGCCATGGTCAGTTACTTGTTCTGTCCTGTTGTTCATCTTTGATCATTTGGATGATCACCTGCTCTCTGCTGCCTCTGGTCtgtcatgtttttaaaaacaaaacataaacttttgtgtgtgtgtgtgtgtgtgtgtgtgtgtgtgttccccaaccaaaggaggtggaggaggatgaTCCTGTGCCAGAGATCAGGAAGGACCACTTTGAAGAAGCAATGCGATTTGCTCGTCGCTCTGTCAGTGACAATGATATTCGCAAATATGAGATGTTTGCTCAGACTCTGCAGCAGAGCCGTGGCTTTGGCAGCTTCAGGTACACTTTCTGACGTTTAATGTCTCGCACGTAGCATTTGTGGCTGTGTAAGCTTTAAAAATGGCAATGTGgaatttattatatatatatatttttttttggtctttaatTATGATTCGTACTGAAGTAATCAAAAAAGATGAACTACCGGTAACTGGCTTTGTTTCTTGGTGTTCAGGTTTCCCTCCAGTACTGCAGCTGGCAGTGGTCCAGCTCACGGCACAGGTGGAACTGGAAGTGGTCCAGTGTTCAATGAAGATAACGATGATGATCTTTATGGATAAAAGTACACTGCCCCACAGTGGTCAGTTCTGGGATCACACCTGTAAAAATTCTCACCAGATTCCACATTTTTAGGACTTTGTGCTTCTTTCatgtgttcttttcttttgtatgatttttttttttttttttttttttttttttttttttttttttcttccctcggAGAAAGCATGTAGCCACCTGGTTTGCCCTGACTTTAATCTGGGTGGGGTAATGTCATAGAAGGTGAGTGACTGATGCAAATAGTTCTTTCCACTGAAGGGaagggggtgggtgggggggtggcattttttttttttttttgagtggccTCGTTCTCAGTATATCTAAAACATAAATGGCTATATCGACAGGTTTCTATGCTAGACTGTGACAGACAAAAAACATTGCTGATGacttctttattctttttttttggtttttttttttttcttttttaagataAACAGTAGCATATAATGTATTACAAATTTGTCAAGGTTATGTTGTTCAAAATAAAATCTCACCAAATGGAGTCACGAGTGTCTGTGTAAACTTGTTTCGTCAAGTTCCATTTTTGTCAGCTTTGGGTAGAGctgcaaggttttttttttttctttttttttttttttttaaatgactatgtattttcaccttttatttaaaaagcttGAAACGGATGCGCTCGATAAAGTTTTTAACTCGGTCCATGAATGTTCGGCatctttatttaacaaaaaaaaaaataataattgaaGCGGAATGGCAAACATCTTGTCGGGTATGTAAACTGGGCTGGGAAGCATTTTAGTCATTGTCTAAGTGACTAAAGAGATTTTACTTTTATCAAATTCTAAATAGCAGAAAAATAACTTTTGTCTATTGTCACAAATGTCACTTGGAGGAATAAGTGACTACTTCAGTTCCAGTTGAAATgtaaatgatttttattttctgtgtggTTGACACCATCTCCAAACGGCTGATATTACACTTGTTGTCGACTCAGTAAGGATCACAGAAGGGGAAATGAGGATGTTCTGCGTCTCTCCACACTCTCTCGCCATCCTTCTGTAGAGCATAAAGACCAAGTGGTTACACAAGCTCACTTGTTATAAAACCACAATTTGTAACGCATCGCGGACCAAAATATCTCGCTTTAA
This Odontesthes bonariensis isolate fOdoBon6 chromosome 6, fOdoBon6.hap1, whole genome shotgun sequence DNA region includes the following protein-coding sequences:
- the vcp gene encoding transitional endoplasmic reticulum ATPase produces the protein MASGGESKNDDLATAILKQKNRPNRLVVDESINEDNSVVSLSQTKMDELQLFRGDTVLMKGKKRRETVCIVLSDDTCSDEKVRMNRVVRNNLRVRLGDVISIQPCPDVKYGKRIHVLPIDDTVEGITGNLFEVYLKPYFLEAYRPIRKGDIFLVRGGMRAVEFKVVETDPSPYCIVAPDTVIHCEGEPIRREDEEESLNEVGYDDIGGVRKQLAQIKEMVELPLRHPALFKAIGVKPPRGILLYGPPGTGKTLIARAVANETGAFFFLINGPEIMSKLAGESESNLRKAFEEAEKNAPAIIFIDELDAIAPKREKTHGEVERRIVSQLLTLMDGLKQRAHVIVMAATNRPNSIDPALRRFGRFDREVDIGIPDATGRLEILQIHTKNMKLADDVDLEQVANETHGHVGADLAALCSEAALQAIRKKMDLIDLEDETIDAEVMNSLAVTMDDFKWALSQSNPSALRETVVEVPNITWDDIGGLEDVKRELQELVQYPVEHPDKFLKFGMTPSKGVLFYGPPGCGKTLLAKAIANECQANFISIKGPELLTMWFGESEANVREIFDKARQAAPCVLFFDELDSIAKARGGNVGDGGGAADRVINQILTEMDGMSSKKNVFIIGATNRPDIIDPAILRPGRLDQLIYIPLPDEKSRISILKANLRKSPISKDVDVDFLAKMTNGFSGADLTEICQRACKLAIRESIENEIRRERERQTNPSAMEVEEDDPVPEIRKDHFEEAMRFARRSVSDNDIRKYEMFAQTLQQSRGFGSFRFPSSTAAGSGPAHGTGGTGSGPVFNEDNDDDLYG